The segment TATACCTGTAAAATCTGAAAGCACCAGTAATACACCAGAGTACAAAGttcataaagggaaaaatagcttacagaagtgaaacagctatcagaaagtgaaggaaaaacaaacaggTTTAATAgcaatagaagagagaatataccTAGGAACAAACTTCAGAAGCATAACAAAAACTCTGTGGATCAGACTTCAAAATCACCTCTAAAAGGAGCATTGTGTGCAcgcatgcgtgtgcacacacgaATGCACTACTCAGTTTTGGCAACCATGAGGTTCTAACGCATGAACAAGCAGACAGAGcagtgaaacaaaatgaaaagcctAAGATAAACCTGAGTATATGGGAATTTAATACACGCAGAATCAGTGCAAGAATGATGCCCTGCTTGATAAGGGGTTGTAAACGTTAGAATTTATTTGGACAACAAAGTTGTCAactggaatgggagtgggagaaggaaatttatttagaaaataacatCTACATGAAAACAGCCAAAAAACAGAACTGCAGTTTTCATGTCTAGCAATTTTGAAATGTCTTTTACAAAAATGTCTTCCAATAGGTGATCAGCATCTCACGGCAGCTGTCAGAAAATGGCGTGTGACTGACTGTTGGCAGCCGTTCCTCCGCGGGCCGGTGATGAGGCCTTGTTCTGGGCAAGGGCGGCGACCCAGCCTGGGCGGGAGCCGCGTCGCAAGGCTCTCGTCCTTAATTTCTGAAATCCGGTCTATGGattcaaggatttgggccacacGATGCACCATTTTGGCTACGGAAAACGAGTTGCTTTATGGATGTGTGAGCGTTGTTCATGACCTCGCAGAGGTTCTGCAAGGCCACGTCCGTGTTCTGCATCACCACCGTCAGGCTGGCGCCCTGGCCTGACCGGAGGGCTTCGTTCTTCCACTTGAAGTCGGTCGCCTGTGCCCGCAGCAAGTTTACTTCCTGTTTCAACTTCACGACGTTATTTTCTGCCTCGAGGTTCTGCTCCCCGGATTCCAGGAAGTCGCTTTCCTCCTTGACCATCTCGGCTTCTCGTTTCCGCTCGAGCGCCCTCACCGGCTTCATGACTTGCCCGCAGCGTCCGCAGATGCCTGTCTCCCCTGGACTCTCCATGAGCCGCAGAGGCCCTGCCGGGACTCCCCGCTGGTGATGTCGGGGAGACCCCGGCGTTAGGGTCACTCAGAGTCCGCGCGGGCAGAGAcccgggccctgcctgctccGACGGGGCGGAGAAGGAGGACAGGTACGTGCCGCCGGGCGACGGACGTGCTGGCCGAGACCCTGGAAGAGTGGGTCTGCGCCAGCCACCGTTGTCCTTGTCCTCCTCCGGCAGGTCGCCAGCCCCTGAGCAACGGCCGCACCCCGTCGCGCGTGGCTGAATCCCAGCCTGCACCGCGTGTGGCTCAATCCCAGCCTGCACCGCGAGGCTTCCTTCCGGTGCACCCTGCCGGCGCCCGCGTCTTCTGCTGACAGGCCGAGGTTCCTGGACTTCAGGAACTCTTTCAAGGAGGACGGGTTTGTGGTCTCCAAAGTGTTTCTGCAGCGCTGGCAGGGGTCTGCTTGCTACGCTTCCCCCTTCCACAGCcaaaatctgtgtctcccaccgacgccagcactgggctgggcacACAGCACAGAAAGCTCTGCCAAATGCCCAGGTCCCTGCAGTCGAGGCGCTCGCACTCTAGCGTGAGGAATGACCAGGCTCCAGACTCGGGACAACGGGAGCGCACCCGGAAGGGGGCCCGCGGGCCCAGGGGCTGGCCCGGCCTAGCACGGAGGAAGAAGGGGCCCTTGGCCCTGGCCCCAAGTGCGCCGTGGCCCCTGTCGTCCACTGCCACCACTCTCGGAGCCTCTCACCACAGCGTCCTccggtaagatttttt is part of the Oryctolagus cuniculus chromosome 16, mOryCun1.1, whole genome shotgun sequence genome and harbors:
- the LOC100340403 gene encoding LOW QUALITY PROTEIN: endosome-associated-trafficking regulator 1 (The sequence of the model RefSeq protein was modified relative to this genomic sequence to represent the inferred CDS: inserted 4 bases in 3 codons; deleted 1 base in 1 codon); translation: MLNIASHQENANQTTTRPGQPLGPRAPFRVRSRCPESGAWSFLTLECERLDCRDLGIWQSFLCCVPSPVLASVGDTDFGCGRGKRSKQTPASAAETXLETTNPSSLKEFLKSRNLGLSAEDAGAGRVHRKEASRCRLGLSHTRXQAGIQPRATGCGRCSGAGDLPEEDKDNGGWRRPTLPGSRPARPSPGGTYLSSFSAPSEQAGPGSLPARTLSDPNAGVSPTSPAGSPGRASAAHGESRGDRHLRTLRASHEAXVRALERKREAEMVKEESDFLESGEQNLEAENNVVKLKQEVNLLRAQATDFKWKNEALRSGQGASLTVVMQNTDVALQNLCEVMNNAHTSIKQLVSVAKMVHRVAQILESIDRISEIKDESLATRLPPRLGRRPCPEQGLITGPRRNGCQQSVTRHFLTAAVRC